In Naumovozyma castellii chromosome 1, complete genome, one DNA window encodes the following:
- the CBP4 gene encoding Cbp4p (ancestral locus Anc_5.186) — protein MERPLWFRWLKVYALGGVIIGSGVLLFKYTTPSDEQLIKSLSPELRLQYEKERNLRQAEQEELMKIVRNTAESKDPIWKTGPIQSPWERNPAGTSENGNGIQNIDDHFQRLNAEKAQREELDRIRQKMDTLKQDSQRKTESIINGRTKSWWKFW, from the coding sequence ATGGAAAGACCACTCTGGTTTCGTTGGTTAAAAGTTTACGCCCTTGGTGGTGTCATCATAGGTTCAGGGGtacttttatttaaatatacCACCCCTTCTGATGAACAATTgatcaaatcattatccCCTGAACTAAGACTGCAGTATGAAAAAGAGAGGAATTTACGTCAAGctgaacaagaagaacttATGAAGATTGTAAGGAATACTGCGGAAAGCAAGGATCCTATTTGGAAAACGGGACCTATACAGTCACCATGGGAGAGAAATCCAGCTGGTACAAGCGAAAATGGCAATGGTATTCAGAATATTGATGACCATTTCCAGAGACTAAATGCAGAGAAGGCTCAGAGAGAGGAGTTAGACAGGATTAGGCAAAAAATGGATACCTTAAAGCAAGATAGTCAAAGGAAGACGGAAAGTATCATAAATGGCAGGACTAAAAGTTGGTGGAAGTTCTGGTGA
- the NCAS0A06950 gene encoding NAD(P)H-dependent oxidoreductase, with protein sequence MKVLIVFAHPERHSLNGALLDTAVKHFEDKGDEVKVSDLYAMNWKSELSREDFPQYPKDKKLNLMAAGAEAFYSETITSDVIAEQEKMKWADLVVLQFPMWWFSMPAIMKGWVDRVFAFGFGFGLGEYNDKHFGDRYGEGIMEGKKAMLMVTTGGWESHYSNRGINGTMDEILHHIQHGILFYVGFDILPPFVLYGTMSLKEGKELDATAKRLCDQLDNVQSVKPINYRKQNFGDYDIPSLVLKEGREQPGETGFQMHINKDNEETSL encoded by the coding sequence ATGAAAGTATTAATTGTCTTTGCTCATCCAGAACGCCATTCCTTAAACGGTGCCTTACTAGACACCGCTGTCAAGCACTTCGAGGACAAAGGTGATGAAGTTAAGGTGTCAGATTTGTATGCcatgaattggaaatcaGAACTATCTAGAGAAGACTTTCCACAATACCCAAAGgataagaaattgaatcttATGGCAGCTGGCGCGGAGGCATTTTATTCGGAAACCATTACTTCAGATGTCATTGctgaacaagaaaaaatgaaatgggCTGACCTGGTGGTTTTACAGTTCCCCATGTGGTGGTTTTCTATGCCCGCTATTATGAAAGGTTGGGTGGATAGAGTCTTTGCCTTTGGGTTTGGTTTCGGATTAGGTGAATACAACGACAAACATTTTGGTGATCGTTACGGTGAGGGTATCATGGAGGGTAAAAAAGCAATGTTAATGGTGACTACAGGTGGTTGGGAATCTCATTATAGCAACAGAGGTATTAATGGAACCATGGATGAAATTTTGCACCATATTCAGCATGGTATCTTATTCTATGTTGGGTTTGATATCTTACCACCGTTTGTTCTTTATGGAACCATGAGCCTCAAGGAAGGGAAGGAACTTGATGCAACTGCTAAAAGATTATGTGATCAATTAGATAATGTTCAAAGTGTTAAACCAATTAATTATAGAAAGCAAAATTTTGGTGATTACGACATTCCAAGTTTAGTTTTAAAAGAAGGTCGCGAGCAACCAGGTGAGACAGGTTTCCAGATGCATATCAATAAGGACAATGAAGAAACCTCACTATAG
- the ERG1 gene encoding squalene monooxygenase (ancestral locus Anc_5.185) has translation MTDASLTNADNSITYDAIVVGAGVIGPCVATGLARKGKKVLIVERDWAMPDRIVGELMQPGGVRALESLGMVQAINNIDAYPVTGYTVFFNGEKVDIPYPYKADVGPVEKLKDLVKDGNDKVIDDDLIRVKDYENGERERGVAFVHGKFLNNLRAITAKEKNVTRLQGNVIEILKNATNEVVGAKVDIEGRGKVNFKGHLTFICDGIFSHFRTELNPNHVPTVGSSFVGMSLFNAKVPAPMHGHVILGSKHMPILVYQISPQETRILCAYNSPKLPGDIKSWMINNVQPFIPETLRPSFDDALQQGKFRSMPNSYLPARKNDVTGLCLIGDSLNMRHPLTGGGMTVGLNDVVLLIKKIGDLDFSDRETVLDELLDYHFERKSYDTVINVLSIALYSLFAADNKNLKDLQRGCFKYFQRGGDCVKLPVGFLSGVLPRPLLLTRVFFAVAFYTIYLKFEERGFMGFPVALLEGIMILITAIKVFTPFLFGEFIG, from the coding sequence ATGACTGACGCCAGCTTGACAAATGCAGACAACTCAATCACATACGATGCCATTGTGGTCGGTGCCGGTGTCATAGGTCCCTGTGTAGCCACCGGTTTGGCAAGAAAGGGAAAGAAGGTTCTTATTGTCGAGAGAGATTGGGCCATGCCTGATAGAATTGTTGGTGAATTGATGCAACCAGGTGGGGTGAGAGCCTTAGAGAGTCTGGGGATGGTTCAAGCTATTAACAACATAGATGCTTATCCAGTGACTGGGTATACTGTGTTCTTCAATGGCGAGAAAGTGGATATTCCATACCCTTACAAGGCCGATGTTGGTCCAGTcgagaaattgaaagatttggtTAAAGATGGTAACGATAAGGTCATTGATGATGACTTGATTCGTGTAAAGGATTATGAAAATGGTGAGAGAGAAAGAGGTGTTGCGTTCGTGCATGGtaaattcttgaataatttaaGGGCCATTACAGCCAAGGAGAAAAATGTTACTCGTCTTCAAGGGAATGTTATcgaaatcttgaaaaatgCCACTAATGAAGTTGTCGGTGCTAAAGTGGACATTGAAGGTCGTGGTAAAGTGAACTTTAAGGGTCATTTAACTTTTATTTGTGATGGTATCTTCTCTCATTTCAGAACAGAACTGAACCCTAACCATGTCCCAACTGTGGGATCTTCATTCGTTGGTATGTCCCTTTTCAACGCCAAGGTACCAGCACCAATGCATGGTCATGTTATTTTGGGTTCTAAACATATGCCAATCCTAGTTTATCAAATCAGTCCACAAGAGACTAGAATTCTTTGTGCATACAATTCTCCAAAATTACCAGGTGATATTAAGAGTTGGATGATTAATAATGTCCAACCTTTCATTCCAGAAACTCTTCGTCCATCATTTGATGATGCCTTACAACAAGGTAAATTCAGATCTATGCCAAACTCATATTTACCAGCAAGAAAAAACGATGTCACTGGTCTTTGTCTAATTGGTGATTCTTTGAACATGAGACACCCATTGACAGGTGGTGGTATGACTGTTGGTTTGAACGATGTGGTGTTACTAATAAAGAAGATTGGCGATTTGGATTTCAGTGACCGTGAAACAGttcttgatgaattattagattatcattttgaaagaaagagTTACGATACAGTCATTAATGTATTATCCATCGCATTATATTCCTTATTTGCAGCTGATAATAAGAATTTAAAGGATCTACAAAGAGGCTGTTTCAAATACTTCCAAAGGGGTGGGGATTGCGTGAAACTGCCGGTTGGTTTCTTATCAGGTGTTCTACCAAGACCTTTATTATTGACGAGAGTTTTCTTTGCTGTCGCCTTCTACACTATTTACTTGaagtttgaagaaagagGCTTTATGGGGTTCCCTGTGGCTCTATTGGAGGGTATTATGATTCTCATCACTGCTATCAAAGTATTCACTCCCTTCTTATTCGGTGAATTCATTGGTTAA
- the ATF2 gene encoding alcohol O-acetyltransferase (ancestral locus Anc_5.184) produces MTQDQVTLDEYKPYIADELIERGHARRMGHLENYFALLQRQKLYTNFSIYGELNKEVKDVDLTRALRSIIFKNPILAHTIVPKKYPDQEPFYQSEEYLNAPYPEHDFIKVLPKLSLSDILINEQEEFREIVDDILTQFKEANGVITPDIMKAVAYVIIPICDPSRPNWRLFRLSPTKFFYISNHCTSDAISGVNIFQDICTELSQNDEEPFRDDLQIFNYEEDWESFHKIYIPITDIIEYRPALTSLPKIIASALVKGFLNYRNWPTELTSTNDKGIPFDFNIITFTNDEVNSIRETVKKYNCTFTPFLQACWFVAMFNNGKIFHMDSWREWGLDVAIPSNSRRFLADEELKDIYKYGSNVGGLHYTHLISSFNIQLDEKEKFWDLVQYYQDGYTKSYENGDHFSGLGLLMMDGLVKRQNIDKVISSDYLHKTRAGVLFSNAGFFPQDRTQAYHVNDLLFTQSQGAMKFSFGLNIATTNIGGMNIAINVAQGTFDDEEGIIDLSQDFYRNIKSFSNIA; encoded by the coding sequence ATGACACAAGATCAAGTAACCCTAGACGAATACAAACCATACATTGCCGACgaattaattgaaagagGGCATGCTAGACGTATGGGTCATCtagaaaattattttgcTCTTTTACAAAGACAAAAACTATATACTAATTTCTCCATCTACGGTGAATTGAACAAGGAAGTGAAAGACGTTGACCTTACACGGGCGTTAAGGagcattattttcaaaaatccGATTTTGGCCCATACTATTGTACCTAAGAAGTATCCTGATCAAGAGCCATTTTACCAAAGCGAGGAATATTTGAATGCCCCTTATCCTGAGCatgatttcattaaagtTTTACCTAAATTATCACTTTCTGATATTCTTATCAATGAACAGGAGGAATTTCGAGAAATTGTAGATGATATATTAACTCAATTTAAAGAAGCTAATGGGGTCATTACACCAGATATTATGAAGGCAGTTGCATATGTTATAATCCCCATCTGTGACCCTTCAAGACCAAATTGGAGATTATTTAGGTTATCACCAACGAAGTTTTTCTATATTAGTAATCATTGCACATCAGATGCAATTAGTGGTGTGAATATATTCCAAGATATCTGCACTGAACTGTCacaaaatgatgaagaaccCTTTAGGGACGATTtacaaattttcaattatgAGGAAGATTGGGAATCATTCCACAAGATATATATCCCAATTACAGATATAATTGAATATCGTCCTGCTCTAACTTCGCTACCGAAAATAATTGCTTCAGCGTTAGTGAAAGGCTTCTTGAATTACAGAAATTGGCCCACAGAACTGACTTCCACAAATGACAAGGGTATACCTTTTGACTTCAACATTATAACCTTCACTAATGATGAAGTAAATTCCATCAGGGAGACTGTCAAAAAATACAATTGTACTTTTACCCCATTTCTACAAGCTTGCTGGTTCGTAGCCATGTTCAATAACGGTAAGATCTTCCACATGGATTCATGGAGAGAATGGGGGCTTGATGTAGCCATTCCAAGTAATTCGCGAAGATTCCTAgctgatgaagaattaaaagatatttatAAGTATGGTTCCAACGTTGGTGGATTGCATTACACGCATTTAATCTCCTCGTTTAATATTCAACTAGATGAGAAGGAGAAGTTTTGGGATTTAGTACAATATTATCAAGATGGCTATACGAAATCGTATGAAAATGGTGATCACTTCAGTGGTCTGGGGTTATTAATGATGGACGGACTCGTCAAGAGACAAAATATCGATAAAGTCATATCCTCTGATTACCTACACAAGACTCGTGCTGGTGTACTATTCAGCAATGCAGGCTTTTTCCCACAGGACAGGACGCAAGCGTACCACGTCAATGATTTGCTTTTCACACAGAGTCAAGGAGCCATGAAGTTTTCCTTTGGGCTAAATATTGCTACTACCAACATTGGAGGAATGAATATTGCCATAAACGTGGCGCAAGGAACGTTTGACGATGAGGAGGGGATCATTGACCTCAGCCAGGATTTCTACCGTAACATCAAGAGCTTCTCAAATATTGCTTAA